One region of Catenuloplanes indicus genomic DNA includes:
- a CDS encoding DUF6082 family protein: MVRRRPKPGGLTGGGEREEASKVLGTIRTGGILALLSPVLVVLVGFSPVLLLLVAWVFSAQEWERLSLVGQTYGAVAALLTALTLFGIILSLRVQARSVAVQVEQHARATYAELVTLGINNPELISAGPFVSGMTPRMLYTGLWLGLFRGHFMLGYMTADEVRRECLGLFEEPDARLRWQIGREYYVSSATERRGREFIAIVDAACAASGPRESGVVPTPARMVDGDAA, from the coding sequence ATGGTGCGACGACGGCCGAAGCCGGGCGGTTTGACGGGCGGCGGCGAGCGGGAGGAAGCCTCCAAAGTCCTCGGCACGATCCGTACGGGTGGGATTCTGGCCCTCTTGAGTCCGGTGCTCGTCGTCCTGGTCGGCTTCTCCCCAGTGCTGCTGCTACTGGTGGCCTGGGTTTTCTCGGCACAAGAATGGGAGCGGCTGAGCCTCGTCGGACAGACGTACGGTGCGGTGGCGGCACTCCTTACCGCCCTGACCCTGTTCGGAATCATTCTTTCGCTCCGGGTGCAGGCGCGCTCCGTGGCAGTCCAGGTGGAGCAGCACGCACGCGCGACGTACGCGGAGCTGGTCACGCTGGGCATCAACAACCCTGAGCTGATCAGCGCCGGGCCGTTCGTGTCGGGAATGACGCCGCGCATGCTCTATACCGGCCTCTGGCTCGGCCTCTTCCGTGGTCACTTCATGCTGGGCTACATGACGGCCGATGAGGTGCGGAGGGAGTGTCTGGGATTGTTCGAGGAGCCGGACGCCCGGCTGCGCTGGCAGATCGGACGCGAGTATTACGTTTCCTCGGCGACGGAGAGAAGAGGTCGTGAGTTCATCGCGATCGTGGATGCGGCCTGCGCGGCATCCGGCCCGCGCGAGTCCGGCGTGGTGCCGACGCCAGCGCGAATGGTCGACGGCGATGCCGCTTGA